A region of the Vidua macroura isolate BioBank_ID:100142 chromosome 16, ASM2450914v1, whole genome shotgun sequence genome:
TGCAACTCTGATTGAATTGATTCTGTCCACTATGAAAATCCAGCCCCAGGGTGCTCTTTTGTTCTATACTGAGCATAAAAGGCAGGTATTActaatttgcttttctctgtaaGAATTATCTATTTAAATATATCTTTCACAATCTACTGAAGGTTTTATCAACTTTTAGCATAAATTGTATTCACATTTACTGAAAGTTCTGGAATGGAAAAagtgcttatttttttaatattctccaAGTAGTTAACAAAATCCTTACTTGAGCTCATCTTCCTCAATAAAGCCACTTTGATCATTGTCGAGAATCCGGAAGATCTCCTTGAGCTGGCTGCTACTCTTTTTAGACATCCCACTGATCTGAAAGAATTTTTTGGGACTAAAGGAATCTggagctgaaaataaattaataaataaattaaccCCAGACCACTGCATTCAATGTTCCTAAATGGTCTGAGGATAACACTGTGTTACAATTTAATTGTTCTAAACATGATCAGTAGGTGAAGCCTGTCAAAGAATGAATGAATTTGCAATACTGCTCCATACCCTACTAAACATCCAACAAAATCGTGTGGGAATAAGCTCCAAATTGACAATATAAACCAGTTATGAACAAACATACTGTGACAGCTGAGTAAAGAGATTACAGAAATCTGTTTAAAGTATGCACTTGTTCAGTATTCCTTTGGGACTGAGTTAAACTTGCCCCTGGCTACACAAAATAAGAGACTTTGagatttttaattgttttctcaCCTTGGCAGTCCCGCAGAGCAGCAGCGATGTCAGAAGGGCTTAGAATGTCTGTAAGGCTCATTTTAAACCTGTGCAAAATAGAATGTTGCAAACAgagttttgaaatgcaaatgcaTCTTACAAGAAAttgggtttttctgtgttttgaagaTTACTATAAGGTCAACAAGAGTAGATGAATCTCATTGATCAAAGTGACATCTCTGGTATTCCTTAACAAATTACAAGATTTAGTACATTACTTCCTTAAAAATAGCAGTTCAGAAATAATGGTTGCTAATGAGATGGATTACATTATCCATGTTGTGAGTTTATTATCAATATTTTATCATTTACCTGCAACCTATATAAATACAGCACATATTTAAACTCTATGTAACCATCATCTAATAAATAGTCTTACTGGAATGCATGGAATCTGGCAATGCAAGTAACAATATAtgcagatggaaaacaaaaggtAAGAAAGTTTACTTCTATTATCTCCCCCAACAGCtctgaagaataaaaagaaaactgataCTTATCTATGTAAAGCCCATCCATATGTAAGtccagcaattaaaataaaaaccttagAACAATGGTTGTTGTACTTACTACTGGTGCAGCTCTacacagtaattttatttaattaatctcAAGTCAGATGCTCACCTTTAGAGTTTTCTCAGCTAGGTAAAGGAAAAATAGCTGAGGAGATACCAGGCAAAACAGTAATGTTGGCTTTGGCTTGCCACTCTGTCTTATAAAGGATTCAAAAGGTGACAATGACCACTACTTAGGTTACACTTCCATGGATCAAATGTTTGAATTGAGACTTGGCTCAAATTTCTTCCTTAACTAATTAAACTTTTCCTTCTATTTATATCCTAAGATAATATGGacaaaaagaagtttttttttttttaaataaacccaCTAGTGCTTAATTAAGTACAACTCTGCCATCAAAACAGCCTTTCAGCTCCAAGTATGTTAACAGGTAACCTCTGCAATCTTTGGAAGATGACTCCAGCAGTCAAATCCTTgtgaaaagaaatgaatttgTTTGTTCCCTGGGTCTGTTGATCCTTTGGAATGTATGAAGGAGGTTGGAGATGACAGATCAGAGGTGCCAATGTGTCATTCTGACAAAGATAACTTGTCACTAGGGTAGAGGAAAGCATTTTCTAATTTGGATGATCTTTCTGCAGTAAACTTCATTTTGTATTTCCTGATCATTTTCTGAAttacagaaacagaaaccagTGTCTTCAGTGACAGAAAACTGTGAGCTAGGTAAAACTGAATAAACTTATCTTGTCATCAGTATTCCTtggaaaattatatataatcAGTTGGCCTACTTAATAATccattttgaatattttgaattACATTAAATCAATAATAGGCTTACTAGTTGTAGCAAGTTCTATAGGTGTAGGAATCAGACTTTGTTAGTGTGGAAATAGTTGTATATACATTTTATAACACACACaattaataacaaaattttaattgtaGGTATAAATAAATGAGAGTTTATTATATATTTCAGGAGTATTACTTTTGGAGCAAAAAACCTTAAGAAAATTCATAACAGCAGATGGGAGGTTTTCCTTCTCAGacaaaaatctgtttctatCTTTAAGGGAGCTTATATGGGCAAAATCTAGGATGGAGACCAATAAAACTCATGTATTTTATTGTGTAGTAGTTAATTGTGGTTCTAACTGATGTTCTCTTAATCCATGaacattgttttatttttaaacaaatggaaATAGCATGGTATGCCAAAGAGGTAATATTTTTATAGTAACAATGGTTACAAATTATACTGTGGAGCAGAGTAATAAATATATCTAAGCCTTGATGTAAGTTAATGGACTACAGTGGGTTTACTCCTGCTTGGTTTAATGACAGTGAGAAAAGTGTAAATCATAGCAAATGTTCCATAGCACTGTTTGAATTTGGATAGAGAAATGCAAGGTATAAGTAACACAAAAAGCAGACATAATTTAATGATACTTTTAACTTTCTTGCTACCTATTTTGTATGTGAAGGAACATGGCATAAGTCACAAATATTCAGACTTACCTTTGGTCCCAAATACCAGCTGTCCAGGAACAAACAGGCACTTGTTCAATTGCTTCCAGTAGGAAACTGGTTATAGTGTCCTGGAAGAACACTTTACTGGTTAACCTACAAATCCTGGGCTGTTGTAAACTAGTGTTTTGtgattaaaacaaattaaacagtGCTGATTTGTACAAGCTGAAGGGCTGCTCACAGATCTTTTGGTGTTCTTTCCATTTATCTTCTTCATTCAGTGCTATATATTCATGTTGCCTTCGGCCTGAGATTTCCATGGTATTATGATCTGTCAGGCAGTGGCTGTGGGGATGAAGttcattctgtgttttctcCAGAATCATCCTGAAATAACCTTAATTCTCTTAGGTACCTTTTTACACCCtgatgttttttctcctttatgaTCATCTCAAGTTAATATGAATTTGAGCAGAAGAGTTCTTTTTTTACTGCCAAGATGTTTCTAGagaaaaaggggttttttttcagcccTCTGTGACAGTGCCATAGATGTCCCTTTGCAGGAAACTTCCTTTGTTTCTGTTGGCTCCCACACAGTACTCATGGAATTGCTCTCTTTGTCTAAGTGTTTGACTTGCCATACAACACTAATTATTGACAATTAATGAGAATGAGGGAATTGAAATGGAGGAAAATGACAAGATCAAGGTGAACATATAACTCTCAAGCTCAAAATATATCTGCAACTAATTCGggcattgttttaaaatataagcaCCAAATGTTCAAAGAATGACATCTGGTTACCTCATAGCACAGAGTGCTGAGCTGGTTTTATGTGTATTCAACAGTTGTAGAATAGCCAGAATTGGTATTATATTCAAATATTATCTCAAATAGAAGTGAGATAATTGCAATGATTGCTTTTGAAGAGATCTTTTAATGTTTGAAATTCAATGCTAACAACAAAAGTGATGCTAATCCTGGCTGAAAGATGGTCTACAAAAGCCTAAAAGAGCTGAATTTCAGAATCAAGTTGATGTCACTGTACATTGATACAGGTGGGAATCTAGGGTTactgggttttatttatttattaatgacACTTCATCTGAAGTACAGGTTTCCCTCCAGTACAATTAGAATGTAATAATCAGGGGTTAGTATATTAAGGGATATTTTAATGAGATAATCTATTTTACATCTAAATTATCtgcctgttttccttctttcttggTTATGTGTTAACTTCGGTGGTTGTAATTACTTTATGCATTTAAAACTAGAGATCTatgaaagtgtttttttttttaaaggtgctATGTAAACAATATAACACTATAATGAAAATCCCTAATAATTCAACCAGAACAACAGCTGCTAAGTAATGGGCAGTTAACAATAGTTCAAAATCTGACACAGAATCTTAGTATTGCACAATTTCCAGGAATGTTTAGCACTCATTCCTatgaaattcaagaaaaaacattaatttttgtttggttgtttcggagatttttttttttttttttgttctacgAGAGACATCTACAAGTTCTATTGGGTTGATCATCTGAATATTTATGTACTTGCATACCTAGTGTTGTTTTCACCTGAGGTGtctttattaaataatattaaagcctttttttttcagacttccAAAATTAAACTTGAAGGTGTTATTCtgagaaatacagaatattcaTATTGATAAGTTCTTGCTAAGGTTCTAGGTTCTTCAGGAATCTAAACATCTGAAGCAATTGTCTTCAAATCAAGCGTTATTTACTTCTCTAAGTATCAGAGGAAAGCTGTGTCTTGGTAAAACATTGACAGGTTGTAGACTAGCCTCGTACCCTTTGTGTTCTGGTTTGCATAAAGTACAGAGTTGATTAGCAGTGGCAATCAACCAAAGCCATGGCAGATGCAGAAGAAACATCAGCAGTTGTCTCAGGTGAGATCAGAGGAGAGGTGTTAACCTGAGACCAGCTACAACAGTGTAAAGAGATGCTGCAGCAGCTATTCTCAAACCCACACAACTCCATCTTTCAGCCCTGGTTGTGTCAGGGCCAATGGTATCATGATCCTGGATAACAGATTCTGCCTTTGTAATGAGTTTGGAAGTAACTAAAATAGATACTCAGTAACCTCTGTGGTTGATAGTAGTGTTGATGTCTCAGTGGTGACAGCAGAGAATCTTTGTGTGTTCACAGCTATAATCATTGAAAAGGACCTTGACAACAAAATGAATTATATCCTGCCACTTCAAGTTGTCTCTTAGGGCAAATGCTTTAATCATATAGAGATAAGGAAATAATTACAGCATTTAATTTGAGTTGTTGCTTGGGCCAtagtattttgctgtttttaacaGAGAAGTTCTGGCACATGCTGTagtatttgactttttttgctACAATGAAAGAGGAAAGCCAGGCCCCAGTGACAAAgcttcctttccctgcagcaggtAGAGGATATTACCCAGAGCACTGAGCAGAGCTCTGGCCTAGAGAACCCAAGATACAAGATAGATTCTGCAGCACTTTGAGTCTGGAGATAAAGGAAAACAGGTACTTCTCTCATGTTGGGGGAAATACCATGTGAGCTTTCCTTGGTTCAAATTATGTTCTTATCAATCTGTGGGAGTGAAtttgatttctgtttgaaaatggCAGCAGAATAGACTAACATAGCTGAGTAATAGTGTCACTAATTCATAGAGTCTGGTCtgataaacatattttttcacttaaaaagcTATCCTGCAAGATCTCTGACAGCACTTGATTTGTGTTTGTCTTTAAAAGCACTTGGAAGTTCTTCTGAGACTCAGTAATGCAATTTTCT
Encoded here:
- the LOC128815520 gene encoding parvalbumin, thymic CPV3, which translates into the protein MSLTDILSPSDIAAALRDCQAPDSFSPKKFFQISGMSKKSSSQLKEIFRILDNDQSGFIEEDELKYFLQRFECGARVLTASETKTFLAAADHDGDGKIGAEEFQEMVQA